The sequence below is a genomic window from Silene latifolia isolate original U9 population chromosome 7, ASM4854445v1, whole genome shotgun sequence.
TATATAGAGAGACAATGGCTATTAGACCTATTAAACGGGTCGGGCGgatcgggtcacgggtcgggttagaTACAGGTCACGGGTCAGGTTAGGGTTttaatacgggtcaagaaataatttttaacgccttttttaaacgatttttttaaagagtaaaatatatttaaaattattattttaatcatatacaataaatattgatataattattaaaataaagtttttttaataattatttcatTACTacatattataaaagttatataaaattgactttttagttgaatttttaattttaactaataaaaaaaataattttttaacaatattttcaaatataatatataaatatcaatatttttaataaaattcagaattttcccttgacccaacgggtcgatccttcgggtcgggtctcgaccctaaaataacgggtcattttggATTCGTGTCAGAAGGGTCGCGGGTCGAAAAAATcgggtttgtaaccctaaaaACGGGTtgggttttcgggtcgggtcgagttttgacaggtctaatgGCTATTGTTGAAATAGAGAAACTACATTGTTATTGTTGCATTGTTATTGTTGGAAATGTCCGCGTACCTATTTACGACCAAAGTGAAGGATTCCTTGGGAGAGGGTTTGTTAAACAATTGCTCAATCTTAGCAAAAATGTAGTTTCTAACTTGTTGAGGAATGAATTGGTTGTAAAATTGTTGAAATAGAGAGACAATTGCAGTCAATGTTGTGTAGACTGTGAATAATGATGCAGCTGAAAATGAACTCATCATGGTTTTATAGTTGATGCTACTTCCTCTTTACTTAGCTAGCTCCTTGGTTGCAACCATCTGAAAAACAAATACAAATATATATGACTGTTAAATCCAACAACAGGCCTAGGCCGCATCCAAACGGAAGAGACATAGTCCATAACGCAGGCCCAAGAGTGTTTTACTCTAAAACCAACCAATTGTCAAGGAGTAGCCTCTTGTAGAAGTAGTTCATTGCCTTAataaagtggtaattcttctcctcttttatcaacaTGTTTTATCAACTTTGACcttaagagtttttttttttttatttaaaaaaaaaccttAATTATCGGATATGATTTGAGAACAGCTCGTTAGTCTTAAAATTAAAAGATGCCATATTAAGCATAATGAATACAAGTTGTTACCAAAAAAAATAATCCTTAAACTTTGACAGAGAAAAATCTTACATCAAATTTCATACGAGTACAAGGTAttgttataacagaagcaagaaagacaaataAAAATAATGTGTTAGTTACGTCCACAAGGCAGAAGGGAGTTTTATTGAtcagattacagattcagacgAGTCTTTTGCGAAATTAGCAATTTCTTTCAAAGTATTCGCCAAAATAGCCGTTTCATTAAAATATTGTCCAAACTAAGGATATTATCATTCTAATTACTAGAATAGCCATTAAATTATTAAGTTGCCTTAGAAAATAATACTAGCTGGTTTGGTTCGGTTTAATTTGACTATAAATTATATTTAGTTATTTACCAATCAGCACAAACTCACTTAGAAAGAAAAAGAGGAATTAGGAATTTTGGACAAGATGATAACATCTTAACATCGCTATAAATAATTCACAATTGAATATAAATAATTAACTAAACTAGATTGTACTGTATATGAATAAGAGAACTCACCAATTATGATCAGAAACTCGATTTCGTGCCTTGTACGTTGAGATTAGAGAACTTCAATATTATTGTATAGGCTGATGTCGTTGAATGAATTGGGAATTCAagggtttaggtttaggtttaggtttaggtttgGGTGGAAGTGGACTTACAGATGATTTTTCGTTAACCGGTTTTGATTGCTAGGTCAATAGGCTAGAAAgaagagagttttattgatataaTGAGGAGTTTTTCGGATCCACACGGTATGAGCATGACTATTAGGGAGATgtttagagagtttatataataaaCTCTAAGACCTAATATAGAATGACCTAATAAGGCCCCAAGCTAAGACAGATCCGAACCCAATAACAGATTACGACTTTTGCTCACGTTTCATGACTGTTACTAGAGGTGGTAATCGGGCCAGTCGGGTCGgttttgggtcgggtcgggtcgtcGTATCAGGTTcggtcatatcgggtcagcatatCCTTTCGGGTCAgatcgggtttgggtcgggtcattatcgggttcggttacttaatcgcattactacaattttttacaattaaatttagtttttaacctattatttggtttaattactttattactaagtcaaacatatcaatctaagGTGCTGTTTGGCATTGCTTATGGAAAATGactttttatttttaaaaggagtttattcacaatttactttttggaaaagttttagttgtttggccatacttttgtaaaagcGGTTTCTTACAAAATTTAcatgtttggcctaactactttaatacaacttttgtttgcttatttggtTCTTTATGTAAAAAGGAGAAGTAGAAGTAATAAATATCTACTTCTGCTTTTAGGGGTGAATAATCAGTTTTTGACTTCTCAAAATCACTTTTAAAACTCTATAATTTACCATGTTTGGCCAAgttactactttttcaattacaaaATCACTTTTTAAGCTTGGCCAAACAACACCTAAATACAAAATCACTTTCACTTTGAtaaaaattaagcttaataattatcaggtcatcaatttaatcgggtcgagtcaatatcgggtcgggtcgagttCGGGACCGGGCCACAATATTTCGAGCCCTGCCGGACCGGGTTTGCTCGGccactcgggtcgggtcagacttgtcCGCTCTAACCGTTAGGGAGAGGctttatgatttatggttttgGAACAGAATTCAGTTAATCTGTTTTACAGCCGAATTGAAATAATACCCATAGTAACAAAAAACAGCTGTACGTGACACCCATTATATATCCCTCTATATAATTTCATGCACAATATTATTATTACATGTATATACAAATACACCCTTTTTCTTTAATCATGATTCATAAATCATAATACCAAGTTTCTCATAAAACCATAAAAAAAAATGTCAGGCCAAACAGTGACAAGATCAACATCAACAACGTCGACAAACCGACGACAACCTCTAATCGCCGTATTCGCAACAACTCGGTCAACCTCAACGTCGTCTACAAACGTTAGAGAGGTCGCTGGAGGGACGACCGGGAACGTATGTTTATTATGTTGTTGTTGTCCATGTGTTTTGCTCGAGTTTCTAGTCTTGGCCGTCTATAAGGTTCCGATGAATGTCGTACGTCGAATGTGGAAGAGTCAACGTCGGAAGACGTTgaccaagaaaaggaagaagaagaaggtgATTCTTGAAGAAGCTATGGAAGTCAACGTGACAAATCAGCAGCAGCGGCATTGTCAGCATCAGCCAGGTCAGCATGTGGTGGGGTATATTGATGAGTTGTCGGATGTTGAGTTTAAGGAGTTTGAGAAGGTTAAGGTTTCGATTGATGGGTTAGCGGAGGCGGTTGAGTTGGATAAACAGATGTGGGATCGGTTTAGGGATGCTGGGTTTTGGAGGAGCCCTTCTCAAAAGTTCGATTAACTTTAAATCCTGACTCCGTCGTTTGAAATATCGAGTCCATTACTTGGACAGATTATATATTCTTCTtgggttcgggtcactgataatcgggtTTAGGGATGCTGGTTTTTGGGTCGTCACCATTTTAATGACTGTTGTTTAATTTGAATTATGGTGTTTGGGTCATCACCATTTTAATGACTCCTGTTATTTTATTAAATCGAGAGTCCTAATGATATCGAGATTTATTGAATTGTTTCGATTGAGGTTTGGTTGGTTATAAGATCGTACCATCTACAACTCCACAATTTGGAGTCGTAAGAGTACGAGACATCAATTATTATGTGTGAATTAGAAGATACTGATTGTACATGATCGTGTCCATGTTTGTTTATTGTTTAAGGCCAATTTATAAAAACGTTTTTCTAGTGTAAGCCCTAAGACAGGATTTACGGCAAGACAGAATGGGGCATCTTGAGCAAAAGgagtcacaacaacaacaacaacaacaacaacaacaacaacaacaacaacaacaacatcagagccttaatcccaaaatgatttggggtcggctgataTGAATCATCTTTAGAACCATCCataggtgaacgcacacctcaaaaatcgaatagaaaagggaaaatgaaaaacaaaagggggagcgaaaatgtaatggaaagtcaaggtaaacttacaggttttaaaatcaaatttcagatttcttttataaaaacttaaaatttaaatcgagagaaaaaattaaaaagatcttgaaaaccgaaatagaattaaggatccggaatgcctta
It includes:
- the LOC141589673 gene encoding uncharacterized protein LOC141589673 codes for the protein MSGQTVTRSTSTTSTNRRQPLIAVFATTRSTSTSSTNVREVAGGTTGNVCLLCCCCPCVLLEFLVLAVYKVPMNVVRRMWKSQRRKTLTKKRKKKKVILEEAMEVNVTNQQQRHCQHQPGQHVVGYIDELSDVEFKEFEKVKVSIDGLAEAVELDKQMWDRFRDAGFWRSPSQKFD